In Castanea sativa cultivar Marrone di Chiusa Pesio chromosome 6, ASM4071231v1, a single window of DNA contains:
- the LOC142640692 gene encoding uncharacterized protein LOC142640692, with protein MTRLTHLANSLNSAESLFFTTKTNARSLRFRTVQNHTFLTLARFSPPQIPKITISATASYRRKPHSHPPAMDPHAPTGEVSAAAAAAAAEGEDFVHIENPTVDDSLSESIVNVEEPLREYDDDGDDEEDGEGDVVSTGEDDVVSTSHDADNSEQRKVLPEELSRSVMALTCESTAEGGVCDVYLVGTAHVSQESCREVEAIISYLKPQVVFLELCSSRVAVLTPQNIKVPTMGEMVDMWKKKHNIFGILYSWFLSKVASKLEVFPGTEFRVAYEEAMKYGARVILGDRPVQITIRRTWAKMPLWHKIKLLYSLLFQAVFLPSPEDLNKMLKEMDDVDVLTLVIQEMSKEFPTLMETLVHERDRYMSSTLLKIASEHSSVVAVVGKGHLQGIKKHWMQPVVVKDLLGIPSPKPAAAVKILKSLGVAVAGVAIISGIYLAIKK; from the exons atgactCGCTTGACCCACCTGGCCAACTCACTCAACTCGGCCGAGTCACTCTTTTTCACCACCAAGACAAACGCACGCTCCCTCCGATTCCGTACTGTCCAAAACCACACCTTCCTCACCCTCGCACGCTTTTCACCCCCACAAATCCCCAAAATTACCATCTCTGCCACCGCCTCCTACCGCCGCAAACCCCACTCGCATCCTCCGGCAATGGACCCCCACGCGCCCACCGGTGAAGTGTCCGCCGCCGCTGCCGCTGCCGCAGCCGAAGGCGAGGACTTCGTCCACATCGAAAACCCTACCGTCGACGACTCCCTCAGCGAGAGCATCGTCAATGTTGAAGAGCCACTGAGAGAGTACGACGACGACGGCGATGACGAAGAGGACGGCGAAGGCGACGTAGTTTCGACGGGCGAAGACGACGTAGTTTCGACGAGCCACGACGCTGATAACTCTGAGCAGAGGAAAGTTCTTCCAGAGGAACTATCGAGAAGCGTGATGGCTCTCACGTGCGAATCTACAGCCGAGGGTGGCGTCTGCGATGTCTATTTGGTTGGCACAGCTCACGTGTCTCAG GAATCATGCAGAGAAGTGGAAGCTATAATCAGTTATTTGAAACCACAG GTTGTTTTCTTAGAACTATGCTCAAGCCGAGTGGCGGTGCTTACCCCCCAGAATATAAAG GTACCAACTATGGGAGAGATGGTAGACATGTGGAAGAAAAAGCATAACATCTTCGGAATACTTTACAGCTGGTTTCTTTCCAAG GTTGCTAGTAAGCTTGAGGTTTTTCCTGGTACTGAGTTTCGTGTTGCATATGAAGAAGCAATGAAATATGGTGCCAGAGTGATTCTTGGGGACCGTCCTGTGCAg ATTACAATACGGAGGACTTGGGCAAAAATGCCATTGTGGCACAAGATAAAACTACTATACTCCTTACTTTTTCAAGCAGTATTTTTACCAAGCCCTGAGGATCTTAATAAAATG CTGAAGGAAATGGATGACGTTGACGTGCTAACCCTAGTGATTCAAGAGATGAGCAAGGAGTTCCCAACCCTAATGGAAACCCTTGTACATGAGCGAGATCG GTACATGTCATCTACATTACTGAAAATTGCTAGCGAGCATAGTTCAGTGGTAGCAGTTGTTGGAAAGGGACATTTGCAAGGAATCAAGAAACATTGGATGCAGCCAGTTGTG GTGAAGGATCTTTTAGGAATTCCTTCGCCGAAACCTGCTGCTGCTGTGAAAATTCTCAAATCTCTTGGTGTTGCAGTTGCAGGGGTGGCCATAATATCGGGCATCTATCTTGCTATTAAGAAATAA